From one Tsukamurella tyrosinosolvens genomic stretch:
- a CDS encoding TetR/AcrR family transcriptional regulator: protein MSPRADAVRNRQKLVDAARLSFAEEGVDVPLERIAKRAGVSIGTLYNHFADRGELVDAVLPDRMARIDAIAADSAAEPDAWTAFATFLDALISAQARDRAVNEAVARGSIGTVDLVAECGRAGSAVLAVLERAHVAGVLRDDFGFDELGTLMVAVANIIALHPDDDEAWRRHLGFVLDGIRRTPHRTEA from the coding sequence ATGTCTCCTCGGGCGGACGCGGTGCGCAATCGGCAGAAACTGGTGGACGCCGCGAGGCTGTCGTTCGCCGAAGAGGGCGTCGACGTGCCGCTGGAACGGATCGCCAAGCGGGCCGGCGTGAGTATCGGAACCCTGTACAACCACTTCGCCGACCGTGGCGAACTGGTCGACGCGGTGCTGCCCGACCGCATGGCACGGATCGACGCGATCGCCGCGGACTCCGCGGCCGAACCCGACGCGTGGACCGCCTTCGCGACCTTCCTCGACGCGCTGATCTCCGCGCAGGCGCGCGACCGCGCGGTCAACGAGGCCGTCGCGCGCGGATCCATCGGCACCGTGGACCTGGTCGCCGAGTGCGGCCGGGCGGGGAGTGCGGTGCTCGCGGTCCTGGAACGCGCCCACGTCGCCGGCGTGCTCCGCGACGACTTCGGGTTCGACGAGCTGGGGACCCTGATGGTCGCGGTCGCGAACATCATCGCGCTGCACCCCGACGACGACGAGGCCTGGCGGCGGCACCTCGGATTCGTCCTCGACGGGATCAGGCGCACGCCGCACCGAACAGAGGCATGA
- a CDS encoding CPBP family intramembrane glutamic endopeptidase has product MNDTSVHRRGITWFLALTFLPSWGLWFAAYGLGHPLDDPAIQLITAAFLPAIAALVVRLWITRQGLAGAGLRPQLRAQWRWYLAALAIPPALLVIALPLGFATGVMTMPADGIPAHLQAVAFGPLIMIVLAPVFFGEEFGWTAYLRGALADLPILRGRPTAASGATGAVWGAWHWPLASVGYFGFQPPLRDVLLLIPLWIVMSMLLEIVWSTLWYGSGSIWPTSVAHAGFNLVFSMTMGEFLPPEALVAAFLVPSAALVPLALLAYRVDHRRRTRTLPASVPVAAAVS; this is encoded by the coding sequence ATGAACGACACCTCCGTGCACCGGCGTGGCATCACCTGGTTCCTCGCGCTCACGTTCCTGCCGTCCTGGGGACTGTGGTTCGCCGCGTACGGGCTGGGCCACCCGCTCGACGATCCGGCGATCCAGCTGATCACCGCGGCGTTCCTCCCGGCCATCGCCGCCCTCGTGGTGCGCCTGTGGATCACCCGGCAGGGCCTGGCGGGCGCGGGGCTGCGGCCGCAGCTCCGCGCGCAGTGGCGGTGGTACCTCGCCGCCCTCGCGATCCCACCGGCGCTTCTCGTGATCGCCCTGCCGCTGGGCTTTGCGACCGGCGTGATGACCATGCCCGCGGACGGGATCCCCGCGCACCTGCAGGCTGTGGCCTTCGGCCCGCTGATCATGATCGTGCTGGCGCCGGTGTTCTTCGGCGAGGAGTTCGGGTGGACCGCCTACCTGCGCGGGGCGCTGGCGGACCTGCCGATCCTGCGCGGGAGGCCGACGGCGGCCTCCGGGGCGACGGGCGCGGTGTGGGGTGCGTGGCACTGGCCGCTCGCCTCGGTCGGCTACTTCGGCTTCCAGCCGCCCCTGCGCGACGTCTTGCTGCTCATCCCACTGTGGATCGTGATGTCGATGTTGCTCGAGATCGTGTGGAGCACACTGTGGTACGGCTCCGGCAGTATTTGGCCGACGTCCGTCGCGCACGCCGGGTTCAACCTGGTCTTCTCCATGACGATGGGGGAGTTCCTGCCGCCCGAGGCCCTCGTCGCGGCCTTCCTCGTGCCCAGCGCGGCGCTCGTCCCGCTCGCGCTCCTGGCCTACCGCGTCGATCACCGCCGACGCACCAGGACGCTACCCGCAAGCGTGCCGGTCGCCGCGGCGGTCAGCTGA
- the arc gene encoding proteasome ATPase produces MTEPDPTRPSAAPADSSAPQATSAAVLRERVDALTTRNAKLLETLRDARNQLLTLREEVERLGQPPSGYGVLLGTFEDDTVDVFTSGRKMRLTCSPNLDVATFRTGQTVRLNEALTVVEATEYETVGEISTLREILDDGARALVVGHADEERVVRLAAPLALQASDDPGLDEFGLPVRKLRVGDSLLVDTKAGYAFERIPKAEVEDLVLEEVPDVDYSDIGGLGRQIELIRDAVELPFLHKDLFKDYSLRPPKGVLLYGPPGNGKTLIAKAVANSLAKKIAEVRGDDSREVKSYFLNIKGPELLNKFVGETERHIRLIFQRAREKASEGTPVIVFFDEMDSIFRTRGSGVSSDVETTVVPQLLSEIDGVEGLENVIVIGASNREDMIDPAILRPGRLDVKIKIERPDAEGAIDIFSKYLTPALPIHEDDLAEFGGDREACVKAMIERVVERMYAETDDNRFLEVTYANGDKEVMYFKDFNSGAMIQNVVDRAKKHAIKGFLDTGQPGLRITHLLESIVDEFAENEDLPNTTNPDDWARISGKKGERIVYIRTLVTGKNSSASRAIDTENNTGQYL; encoded by the coding sequence GTGACGGAACCGGATCCGACCCGTCCCTCGGCCGCGCCGGCGGACTCGTCCGCCCCGCAGGCCACGTCCGCGGCCGTGCTGCGCGAGCGCGTCGACGCGCTCACCACCCGCAACGCGAAGCTGCTCGAGACGCTGCGCGACGCCCGTAACCAGCTGCTCACGCTCCGCGAGGAGGTCGAGCGGCTGGGGCAGCCCCCGTCGGGCTACGGCGTGCTCCTGGGCACCTTCGAGGACGACACCGTGGACGTCTTCACCTCCGGGCGCAAGATGCGGCTCACGTGCTCCCCGAATCTCGACGTCGCGACCTTCCGCACGGGCCAGACGGTGCGCCTCAACGAGGCGCTCACCGTGGTCGAGGCCACCGAGTACGAGACGGTCGGCGAGATCTCCACGCTGCGCGAGATCCTCGACGACGGGGCCCGTGCCCTGGTCGTCGGCCACGCCGACGAGGAGCGCGTGGTGCGGCTGGCCGCCCCGCTGGCGCTGCAGGCCTCCGACGACCCCGGCCTCGACGAGTTCGGGCTGCCCGTGCGCAAGCTGCGCGTGGGTGATTCGCTCCTGGTCGACACCAAGGCCGGCTACGCCTTCGAGCGCATCCCCAAGGCCGAGGTCGAGGACCTGGTGCTCGAAGAGGTGCCGGACGTCGACTACTCCGACATCGGCGGCCTGGGCCGGCAGATCGAGCTCATCCGCGACGCCGTCGAGCTGCCCTTCCTGCACAAGGACCTGTTCAAGGACTACTCGCTGCGCCCGCCCAAGGGCGTGCTGCTGTACGGTCCGCCCGGCAACGGCAAGACCCTCATCGCGAAGGCCGTGGCGAACTCCCTCGCCAAGAAGATCGCGGAGGTCCGCGGCGACGATTCGCGCGAGGTCAAGTCCTACTTCCTCAACATCAAGGGCCCCGAGCTGCTCAACAAGTTCGTCGGCGAGACCGAGCGGCACATCCGCCTGATCTTCCAGCGGGCGCGCGAGAAGGCCTCCGAGGGCACGCCCGTCATCGTCTTCTTCGACGAGATGGACTCGATCTTCCGCACCCGCGGCTCGGGCGTCAGCTCGGACGTGGAGACCACCGTCGTGCCGCAGCTGCTGTCGGAGATCGACGGTGTCGAGGGCCTCGAGAACGTCATCGTGATCGGCGCGTCCAACCGCGAGGACATGATCGACCCCGCGATCCTGCGGCCCGGCCGCCTCGACGTGAAGATCAAGATCGAGCGGCCCGACGCCGAGGGCGCGATCGACATCTTCTCCAAGTACCTGACCCCGGCGCTGCCGATCCACGAGGACGATCTCGCCGAGTTCGGCGGCGATCGCGAGGCGTGCGTGAAGGCGATGATCGAGCGGGTCGTCGAGCGGATGTACGCCGAGACCGACGACAACCGGTTCCTGGAGGTGACCTACGCCAACGGCGACAAGGAGGTCATGTACTTCAAGGACTTCAACTCCGGCGCGATGATCCAGAACGTCGTGGACCGCGCGAAGAAGCACGCCATCAAGGGCTTCCTCGACACGGGGCAGCCCGGCCTGCGGATCACGCACCTGCTGGAGTCCATCGTCGACGAGTTCGCCGAGAACGAGGACCTGCCCAACACCACGAACCCGGACGACTGGGCACGGATCTCCGGAAAGAAGGGCGAGCGCATCGTCTACATCCGGACTCTGGTGACGGGCAAGAACTCGAGCGCCTCCCGGGCGATCGACACGGAGAACAACACCGGCCAGTACCTCTAG
- the prcB gene encoding proteasome subunit beta: MTPLHGGSSFVEHLAAVAPEALPGRGSGSDGAPDVPHGTTIVAVAFDGGVLLAGDRRATMGNLIAQRDIVKTFVTDELTAVGIAGTAGIAKQIVKLFTVELEHYEKIEGVPLTFDGKANRLAGMVRGNFGAALQGLAAVPLLVGFDEAESRGRIVSYDVTGDWHDEVGYHSIGSGSAWAKSSIKKRFRPGLDADGALDVAAEALFDAADDDTATGGPDVLRKLYPTAIVITADGAVEIAEEDVAAATDRVIAARGGEQ, encoded by the coding sequence GTGACCCCGCTGCACGGCGGATCGTCGTTCGTGGAGCATCTCGCCGCTGTGGCGCCCGAGGCGCTGCCCGGCCGGGGTTCCGGGTCCGACGGTGCGCCGGACGTCCCGCACGGCACGACGATCGTCGCCGTGGCCTTCGACGGCGGCGTGCTGCTCGCGGGTGATCGCCGCGCCACCATGGGCAATCTCATCGCGCAGCGCGACATCGTCAAGACCTTCGTCACCGACGAGCTCACCGCGGTGGGCATCGCCGGCACCGCCGGGATCGCGAAGCAGATCGTGAAGCTGTTCACCGTCGAGCTCGAGCACTACGAGAAGATCGAGGGCGTGCCGCTCACCTTCGACGGCAAGGCGAATCGTCTGGCCGGCATGGTTCGCGGCAACTTCGGCGCCGCCCTGCAGGGCCTGGCCGCGGTGCCGCTGCTGGTCGGCTTCGACGAGGCCGAGTCCCGCGGCCGGATCGTCTCCTACGACGTCACCGGCGACTGGCACGACGAGGTGGGCTACCACTCGATCGGCTCGGGCTCGGCGTGGGCGAAGTCGTCGATCAAGAAGCGCTTCCGGCCCGGCCTCGACGCCGACGGTGCGCTCGACGTGGCGGCCGAGGCCCTGTTCGACGCCGCCGACGACGACACCGCCACGGGCGGCCCCGACGTACTCCGCAAGCTCTACCCGACGGCGATCGTCATCACCGCCGACGGTGCCGTGGAGATCGCCGAGGAGGACGTTGCCGCCGCGACGGACCGGGTGATCGCGGCGAGGGGAGGCGAGCAGTGA
- the prcA gene encoding proteasome subunit alpha, with the protein MTFPYYASAEQIMRDRSELARKGIARGRSVVVLKYADGVVFVADNPSSLNKISEIYDRIGFAAVGKYNEFESLRRAGIQFADTRGYQYSRRDVTGWSLTNAYASTLGTVFTEQAKPYEVELCVAEVGTPENTGSRLYRVGYDGSVGDEKQFVVMGGQTETITPVLTEGYAEDLDLAAAVSLAVKALGAPAPSNGSSSATAEAKTFGAGELEVAILDHTRPRRAFKRLSDERVAELLS; encoded by the coding sequence GTGACGTTCCCGTACTACGCCTCCGCCGAGCAGATCATGCGCGATCGCTCGGAGCTGGCGCGCAAGGGTATCGCCCGCGGCCGCAGCGTCGTGGTGCTCAAGTACGCCGACGGCGTCGTCTTCGTCGCCGACAATCCGAGCTCGCTCAACAAGATCAGCGAGATCTACGATCGCATCGGCTTCGCCGCCGTGGGCAAGTACAACGAGTTCGAGTCGCTGCGCCGCGCGGGCATCCAGTTCGCCGACACCCGTGGCTACCAGTACTCGCGGCGCGACGTGACCGGCTGGTCGCTGACCAACGCGTACGCCTCCACACTGGGCACCGTCTTCACCGAGCAGGCCAAGCCCTACGAGGTCGAACTGTGCGTGGCCGAGGTGGGCACCCCCGAGAACACCGGCTCGCGGCTCTACCGCGTGGGCTACGACGGTTCCGTCGGCGACGAGAAGCAGTTCGTGGTCATGGGTGGGCAGACCGAGACGATCACGCCCGTGCTCACCGAGGGCTACGCCGAGGATCTCGATCTCGCGGCCGCCGTGTCGCTCGCGGTGAAGGCGCTGGGAGCGCCGGCACCGTCGAACGGCTCGTCGTCGGCGACCGCGGAGGCCAAGACGTTCGGTGCGGGCGAGCTCGAAGTCGCGATCCTCGACCACACCCGCCCGCGCCGCGCCTTCAAGCGGCTCTCCGACGAGCGGGTCGCGGAACTGCTGAGCTGA
- a CDS encoding nitroreductase family deazaflavin-dependent oxidoreductase, which yields MDIGREVGKLYAKAFPEVLKAHGELYVRSGGRVGHKLLFGVPSLIVRTVGAKSGEPRTTVLTYVRDGDDYIVVASKGGAPRNPAWYHNMVTAGTVDVQVGTDRFPATVEALKPGDADYQRLWDLADANNGGRYAAYQRKTSRPIPVVRLRPA from the coding sequence ATGGACATCGGTCGTGAGGTGGGGAAGCTCTACGCGAAGGCCTTCCCCGAGGTGCTCAAGGCGCACGGCGAGTTGTACGTGCGATCCGGGGGCCGTGTGGGGCACAAGCTGCTCTTCGGCGTGCCCAGCCTGATCGTGCGCACCGTCGGGGCGAAGTCGGGCGAGCCCCGCACCACGGTGCTGACCTACGTGCGCGACGGCGACGACTACATCGTGGTCGCCTCGAAGGGCGGCGCTCCGCGGAACCCGGCCTGGTACCACAACATGGTCACGGCCGGCACCGTCGACGTGCAGGTCGGCACCGACCGCTTCCCGGCCACGGTGGAGGCGCTCAAGCCCGGCGACGCCGACTACCAGCGGCTCTGGGACCTGGCCGACGCGAACAACGGCGGCCGCTACGCCGCGTACCAGCGCAAGACGTCGCGCCCGATCCCGGTGGTCCGCCTCCGCCCCGCCTGA
- a CDS encoding ubiquitin-like protein Pup, which translates to MAQEQVKRGGGGDDEDAAGGPSGAGHERIEKLTDETDDLLDEIDDVLEENAEDFVRAYVQKGGQ; encoded by the coding sequence ATGGCGCAGGAGCAGGTCAAGCGTGGCGGCGGCGGGGACGATGAGGATGCTGCGGGCGGCCCGTCGGGTGCCGGCCACGAGCGCATCGAGAAGCTGACCGACGAGACGGACGATCTGCTCGACGAGATCGACGACGTGCTCGAGGAGAACGCCGAGGACTTCGTGCGCGCGTACGTGCAGAAGGGCGGCCAGTGA
- the dop gene encoding depupylase/deamidase Dop, with protein sequence MQRIIGTEVEYGISAPKDPTANPILTSTQAVLAYAAAAAVPRAKRTRWDYDLESPLRDARGFDLGRGGPAPIIDADEIGAANMILTNGARLYVDHAHPEYSAPEVTDPLDAVIWDKAGERVMDAAARYASTVPGSPALQLYKNNIDGKGASYGTHENYLCRRETPFAAIVTGLTPFFVTRQVFTGSGRVGIGANGDEPGFQLSQRADYIEVEVGLETTLKRGIINTRDEPHADPDKYRRLHVIIGDANLAETSTYLKVGTSALVLDLIEAGIDLSDLQLATPVTAVHQVSRDLSLTAQLELADGRTMTALDIQRAYADRVGAFLDGSDDARALDVHATWVRVLDTLADDPLRLADELDWPAKLRLLEGIRQREGLGWAASKLQLVDLQYSDVRLDKGLYNRLVARGSMKRLVTEQQVMEAVSTPPESTRAYFRGECMRRFGTEIAAASWDSVIFDVGAESLVRIPTLEPLRGTKEHVGRLLDDAASARDLVDSLRG encoded by the coding sequence ATGCAGCGCATCATCGGGACCGAGGTGGAATACGGGATCTCCGCGCCGAAGGATCCCACCGCCAATCCGATCCTCACGTCCACCCAGGCCGTGCTCGCCTACGCGGCCGCCGCCGCGGTGCCGCGCGCCAAGCGCACCCGCTGGGACTACGACCTGGAGTCGCCGCTGCGCGACGCCCGCGGCTTCGACCTCGGGCGCGGCGGCCCGGCGCCGATCATCGACGCGGACGAGATCGGCGCGGCGAACATGATCCTCACCAACGGCGCCCGGCTCTACGTCGACCACGCGCACCCGGAGTACTCGGCGCCCGAGGTCACCGATCCGCTCGACGCGGTGATCTGGGACAAGGCGGGAGAGCGGGTGATGGACGCCGCGGCCCGCTACGCGTCGACGGTGCCCGGGTCGCCGGCGCTGCAGCTGTACAAGAACAACATCGACGGCAAGGGCGCCTCGTACGGCACGCACGAGAACTACCTGTGCCGGCGCGAGACGCCGTTCGCGGCGATCGTCACCGGTCTGACGCCCTTCTTCGTGACCCGGCAGGTCTTCACCGGCAGCGGCCGCGTGGGTATCGGCGCCAACGGCGACGAGCCGGGCTTCCAGCTCTCGCAGCGCGCCGACTACATCGAGGTCGAGGTGGGGCTGGAGACCACCCTCAAGCGCGGCATCATCAACACCCGCGACGAGCCGCACGCCGACCCGGACAAGTACCGCCGGCTGCACGTGATCATCGGCGACGCCAACCTCGCGGAGACCTCCACCTACCTCAAGGTGGGCACGTCGGCGCTGGTCCTCGACCTGATCGAAGCGGGAATCGACCTCTCCGACCTGCAGCTCGCCACACCGGTGACCGCCGTGCACCAGGTCTCGCGCGACCTCTCGCTCACCGCGCAGCTGGAACTCGCCGACGGCCGGACGATGACGGCGCTCGACATCCAGCGCGCCTACGCGGACCGCGTGGGCGCCTTCCTCGACGGCTCCGACGATGCCCGCGCGCTGGACGTCCACGCCACCTGGGTGCGGGTCCTCGACACCCTCGCCGACGACCCGCTGCGGCTCGCGGACGAGCTCGACTGGCCGGCCAAGCTGCGCCTGCTCGAGGGCATCCGGCAGCGCGAGGGCCTGGGCTGGGCGGCGTCGAAGCTGCAGCTCGTGGACCTGCAGTACTCCGACGTGCGCCTCGACAAGGGCCTGTACAACCGGCTCGTCGCCCGCGGCTCCATGAAGCGCCTGGTCACCGAGCAGCAGGTGATGGAGGCCGTCAGCACGCCGCCCGAGTCGACCCGCGCCTACTTCCGCGGCGAGTGCATGCGCCGCTTCGGCACCGAGATCGCCGCGGCCAGCTGGGATTCGGTGATCTTCGACGTGGGCGCCGAGTCGCTGGTCCGGATCCCCACGCTGGAGCCGCTGCGGGGCACCAAGGAGCACGTCGGCCGGCTGCTCGACGACGCCGCCTCCGCGCGCGATCTCGTGGATTCTCTGCGAGGCTAG
- a CDS encoding SDR family oxidoreductase, with amino-acid sequence MTSTTAQPVLFVVGAGPGLGMAVARAFGRRGHRVAIASRSADRHPAYLAELRALGIDAEAFVVDAARPGSLVDAAAAVVERFGRIDVAYYGAGAPVDLAPITELTPEAATGALGTVAPVVEFATAVLPELRAHDGALVLVGGLSSVVPMPHLGALTLVAAAYRAYALNLHAALAPEGVYAGTLTVGGMIAGGDIAASVAASSPAQDYSAITLQPGDLAETVVALVSERSAPEAVIDVIS; translated from the coding sequence ATGACCTCAACTACTGCGCAACCCGTCCTTTTCGTCGTCGGCGCCGGTCCCGGTCTCGGCATGGCCGTCGCGCGTGCCTTCGGCCGGCGCGGACACCGCGTCGCGATCGCTTCCCGCTCGGCGGACCGTCACCCCGCGTACCTCGCCGAACTCCGCGCACTCGGCATCGACGCCGAGGCCTTCGTGGTCGACGCCGCACGCCCCGGATCCCTCGTCGACGCCGCTGCCGCCGTGGTGGAGCGGTTCGGCCGGATCGACGTGGCCTACTACGGCGCGGGCGCGCCCGTGGATCTCGCGCCGATCACCGAGCTGACGCCGGAGGCGGCGACCGGCGCGCTCGGCACCGTCGCCCCCGTGGTCGAGTTCGCGACCGCCGTCCTGCCCGAGCTGCGTGCGCACGACGGGGCCCTCGTCCTCGTCGGAGGCCTCAGCAGCGTGGTGCCGATGCCGCACCTCGGGGCGCTCACCCTGGTCGCCGCGGCGTACCGCGCGTACGCCCTCAACCTGCACGCGGCCCTCGCGCCGGAGGGCGTGTACGCCGGCACCCTCACCGTCGGCGGGATGATCGCGGGCGGCGATATCGCCGCCTCGGTCGCGGCGAGCTCCCCGGCGCAGGACTATTCCGCGATCACCCTGCAGCCCGGCGATCTCGCCGAGACCGTCGTCGCCCTCGTCAGCGAGCGGTCCGCTCCGGAGGCCGTCATCGACGTGATCAGCTGA
- a CDS encoding ATP-binding cassette domain-containing protein, which yields MSTDTAVLTVTVDGQTLTFAPGKTVTFGRTLESDVTINHPLVSRTHAVASAGPTGWILTDRSTNGVFVGGVRRPTIALNGTQQLMFGDPRTGAAVTFAAAARSNTPPPPPARTPPPAAAQQPVQQLPAARRAPSNPVPRPNPGPPPSAGPAANPGPGSNPGQVAGSAPHAAAPPSRPMPLPPRQQAPSAPIPAQQAPVPPQRPSGDVAPHLRAMAGNTGLYQVAKMPARPLGTGQMTIGRTPDNDIAIGDMLVSRRHARLLTGPQGLVIEDLGSANGTQVNGRRIAGPTSLRDGDLVTVGNSDLIVEQGRLERPKAQEFAGAGLAVQGITLTVDGNKTLLHGVDFRAAPGTLTAVIGPSGAGKSTVSRVVSGAVTPTAGRVEFEGRDVHRDFDALRSRIGMVPQDDVLHRQLTLQQALRFAAELRLPPDMSKADRDQVIDGVLAELQLTEHKQTRVDKLSGGQRKRASVAMELLTGPSLLILDEPTSGLDPALDRQVMQTLRRLADAGRVVIVVTHSLTHIDMCDQVLLLAPGGKTAYCGSPKGVKAAMGTSDWAEIFDFAAKQPDVAWQRYRSAHPAPPPPAPTGAPPSPTKAPKTSVRKQLSVIARRQLRLILADRGYLIFLILMPIVLGAVTLLVPAEKGLADVVDAEVAAPKMILVLLVIGACFMGAALTARDLVGERAIFQRERAVGLRPGAYLSAKTIVFFAAATVQAAIMVGITLIGTEVPEQGAILANVPLELIIDIAVLACVSTLVGLLISAIARSAEQVMPLLVVVVISQLVMSGGLFGLHGRPGLEQLSWLFPSRWGFAASASTIDLQKVTAVTDPVSGRPTPSSVDPLWDSTPTQWGIAIGVLAVMAIVLWGATRWRIGRQSA from the coding sequence ATGAGTACGGATACCGCGGTTCTCACCGTCACTGTGGACGGGCAGACGCTGACCTTCGCCCCCGGCAAGACGGTGACCTTCGGGCGCACGCTCGAATCGGACGTGACGATCAACCACCCACTGGTCTCGCGGACGCACGCCGTGGCGTCCGCGGGCCCGACGGGGTGGATCCTCACCGACCGCAGCACCAACGGCGTCTTCGTGGGCGGTGTCCGCCGGCCCACGATCGCGCTGAACGGCACGCAGCAGCTGATGTTCGGCGACCCGCGGACCGGTGCGGCGGTCACGTTCGCGGCCGCCGCCCGGTCGAACACGCCGCCCCCGCCGCCCGCGCGCACGCCACCGCCCGCGGCCGCACAGCAGCCGGTCCAGCAGCTCCCGGCGGCGCGTCGCGCACCGTCGAACCCCGTACCCCGGCCGAATCCGGGGCCTCCGCCGTCCGCGGGACCCGCGGCGAACCCGGGCCCCGGCTCGAACCCCGGCCAGGTGGCCGGGTCGGCGCCGCATGCCGCCGCGCCCCCGTCGCGGCCGATGCCGCTGCCACCGCGGCAGCAGGCCCCGTCGGCGCCCATCCCGGCCCAGCAGGCCCCGGTCCCGCCGCAGCGGCCCTCGGGCGATGTGGCGCCGCACCTGCGCGCCATGGCCGGCAACACGGGCCTGTACCAGGTGGCGAAGATGCCGGCGCGGCCCCTCGGCACCGGGCAGATGACCATCGGCCGCACCCCGGACAACGACATCGCGATCGGCGACATGCTGGTCTCGCGGCGCCATGCCCGGCTGCTCACCGGCCCGCAGGGCCTCGTCATCGAGGACCTGGGCTCGGCGAACGGCACACAGGTCAACGGCCGCCGCATCGCCGGCCCCACGTCCCTGCGCGACGGTGACCTGGTCACCGTCGGCAACTCCGACCTCATCGTCGAGCAGGGCCGCCTCGAGCGACCGAAGGCCCAGGAGTTCGCGGGCGCCGGGCTCGCGGTGCAGGGCATCACGCTCACCGTCGACGGCAACAAGACGCTGCTGCACGGCGTGGACTTCCGTGCCGCCCCGGGCACGCTGACCGCCGTGATTGGTCCCTCGGGCGCCGGCAAGTCGACGGTGTCGCGCGTCGTCTCCGGCGCCGTCACCCCGACGGCCGGCCGGGTCGAGTTCGAGGGCCGCGACGTGCACCGCGACTTCGACGCGCTCCGCTCCCGCATCGGCATGGTCCCGCAGGACGACGTGCTGCACCGTCAGCTCACGCTGCAGCAGGCGCTGCGGTTCGCGGCCGAGCTGCGCCTCCCGCCCGACATGTCGAAGGCGGACCGCGACCAGGTGATCGACGGTGTTCTCGCGGAGCTGCAGCTCACCGAGCACAAGCAGACCCGCGTGGACAAGCTCTCGGGCGGCCAGCGCAAGCGGGCGTCGGTCGCGATGGAGCTGCTCACCGGCCCGTCGCTGCTCATCCTCGACGAGCCGACGTCCGGCCTGGACCCCGCGCTGGACCGGCAGGTCATGCAGACGCTGCGCCGCCTGGCCGACGCGGGCCGCGTCGTCATCGTCGTCACCCACTCCCTGACCCACATCGACATGTGCGACCAGGTGCTCCTGCTCGCGCCCGGCGGTAAGACCGCGTACTGCGGCTCGCCGAAGGGCGTCAAGGCCGCGATGGGGACGAGCGACTGGGCGGAGATCTTCGACTTCGCCGCCAAGCAGCCCGACGTGGCCTGGCAGCGGTACCGGTCCGCCCATCCGGCGCCGCCGCCGCCCGCTCCCACGGGTGCGCCGCCCTCGCCGACGAAGGCGCCCAAGACGTCGGTGCGCAAACAGCTCTCGGTGATCGCGCGGCGCCAGCTCCGGCTGATCCTCGCCGACCGCGGCTACCTCATCTTCCTGATCCTCATGCCCATCGTCCTCGGCGCGGTCACCCTGCTGGTGCCGGCGGAGAAGGGCCTCGCCGACGTCGTCGACGCCGAGGTCGCGGCGCCCAAGATGATCCTGGTGCTGCTGGTGATCGGCGCGTGCTTCATGGGCGCGGCGCTCACGGCGCGCGACCTGGTCGGGGAGCGGGCGATCTTCCAGCGCGAGCGCGCCGTCGGCCTGCGACCGGGGGCCTACCTGTCTGCGAAGACGATCGTCTTCTTCGCCGCCGCCACGGTCCAGGCCGCGATCATGGTCGGCATCACGCTGATCGGCACGGAGGTGCCCGAGCAGGGCGCCATCCTGGCCAACGTGCCGCTGGAGCTGATCATCGACATCGCCGTACTGGCCTGCGTCTCGACGTTGGTGGGCCTGCTGATCTCGGCGATCGCCCGGTCGGCCGAGCAGGTCATGCCGCTGCTCGTGGTGGTGGTGATCTCGCAGCTCGTGATGAGCGGCGGCCTGTTCGGGCTGCACGGGCGGCCCGGCCTGGAACAGCTGTCGTGGCTGTTCCCGTCCCGCTGGGGCTTCGCCGCGTCCGCGTCCACCATCGACCTGCAGAAGGTGACCGCGGTGACCGATCCGGTCTCGGGGCGCCCGACCCCGTCGAGCGTGGATCCGCTGTGGGATTCGACGCCCACGCAGTGGGGCATCGCGATCGGCGTGCTGGCCGTGATGGCGATCGTCCTGTGGGGCGCGACGCGGTGGCGGATCGGGCGGCAGTCGGCCTGA